Genomic DNA from Coffea arabica cultivar ET-39 chromosome 7e, Coffea Arabica ET-39 HiFi, whole genome shotgun sequence:
ACAAGGGTGATTGCTGTGAAGCTAAACTAAGTTATCTTATTGAGGAATGGTTTAAACTTTTTAGTTTCTATTCTAAATGAGATGCATGCCGTAGCTAGGACTAGGCATTACTTTATGGGCTCAAAAGATATGGTCGTCCATTATCGACTATTCTTAGGTGCCTTTCCTCTGAGGTTGTGCTATTGCATCAAACCCCGCTTAATCCTTTCAGGAAAAGTTTAAAAGGAGCATTTGGTGTAATATCATCACTCAtcatttaattttgtttatgtCTGTCAGAATGCGAGTGGTAATATTTGTGTGTCTTCTAGAATCACCATGTATGACCAGGGTCCATGATAAATAGGTGCTGCTAATGGTTGTACTTGGTCCTACTATTTTACTCCTATTCTTTTGCTCCTTCTGAGATATCTTGGTGATTGTATATCTAGAATATGGTATGTTTTCTGTTGTTATGTTTTGACTTGATTTTCACTACTATTTGTTAGATTTCTGCTTCATTATGGCAAACCCACTCGCCATTGAGATTAATGGTGTAGGTTTTTGCCGACCTGGTCGAAATCAAATGCGTTAGAATTTAGATGAAGAAATGTTTTGGTCTTTATCTTGTCATATTAAACATATAGAATTTGTCTTGTCGATGCTTTGAAAGAATGGACTTCATTGTATGTGCCTATTGTTTTGACCATTTTTCAACTTGATAAATTCCAGCATCATTACTTTGAAATATCCAGAAATGGGAAAGGCAAATATTTCTTGACCAATTTGATTAGTTGTTACTGTCTTTCTGTTTTAGAAATTGATAAGGGGACCAAAATTTTGATGCCTGTGGAATTAGGCACCTATctctttcatctggttttgaaTGTTGAAAATTTGTAGTTCTACTCTTTCTTGCAAATGGTTGTTAAACTTTCTTGCACGTCATTAACTCCTGTGAGATAATCGTGACACTTATGTGAATTTctgctcttttcttttctctgtaAAAGCAGGAGGTTATCTACATATTGTGAGGAGGAGTCTAAGATATTTATGTCCAGCTGAGCACATCCCTCCAAAGATCGAGGTGGATGTAAGTAAACTAGATATTGAAGATAAAGTACTGATGCATGAGATTGATGTTCATCCAACCTTGAAGCTTCTGAGTAAGAATGAGGCGATGCCTGTATGTAAGATTTTGGCTTCAAAGATGCAAGACTCGGAGAGTGCATAGTAGGCAAAGCATGAAATCCCCAGGCTTGCTGTGTTGACTTTCGCTTAGAATGCTCAatgaacacacacacacacacacacagagacgAGTCAGAATGCTCAATTTTATTCTGGATGTATGCATTGGTGGGTTCCTACTTGGATGTTCAGTGTTGGTGAATTGCTCGTGTAATATTTCAGCTGGATAGCAATTGCAGAGGCTTTTAGTTCATCTACGAAGAATGGTTGTTGAGACagttggaagaaaattgaaaaaacgaCTGATATGTTCTAGTTGTATGGTGTTAATCCCCTGATTAGCACCCCGACaaccaatgaaaatttttgcaTCTCTACATACAACATTTGTCTTTCCTAGTGCATTTGGAGGCATGTCAAGTTTGGCTAATGTGTCAAGCATAGGAATGAAACTTTCTAGAATGGAGTGCCTGATGATGTACTAGATTATTGGGCTTCTATGTTGATAAGATGGACACTTTCTAGATTGGAGTGCTTGATAATATGCTTGGTTAGTGGGCTTCTTCTATGTTGATAAGGTGGACTGTGTCCATGAGACCCAGTCTGTTGGCGGCAGTTTTGATTGGCGGACTGCTTTTGTGCGACTTGGAAGAATGCGTACTTAATCGCCACACGGGCGCATTAAAACTCAGAATCCATCAATTAATCCATCAATTAATAAATGTTGCTTGTAGGTCTTCTAACGACACAAGTACATGAGGTCATAACTTGGTCTCTGACTAATAGGACCCAAGGTTGCGTAGCTGTCCATATATCAAATAAAATTCTCGATTGTACTTGAAATTTGAAATGGTAAGAAGCCTTGACCTCAATTCTCAATTCAAGACTGAATTTCCTTTTGTCAACTTCTAGATCAAACAGTTGtaaattttgaatatttcaTGTGTAGCAGATTAAGGTTGAATATTCCTTTTTATGTAGTAACATGTTCGTGTTTGGATAAGATTTTTGGACAGATAAAGAATGATCACTAGTGACTACTCTTAaggtcaaattttcaaattttgacaattgattttaattttgtaaaattGATTTTGTAGAattgatttttaaaaattagattAGTCAGAGTAACTCATGCGTTCTTATTTATAATTAAAAAGGCTAATTTAATAGTTTATTGGTGTTCTTAAAAAAAGTTGAAAAGCTAATTTTGAAATtcatattaataaatttagtctCTGCCTAGATTTCCGACTAGTTTTCTGTTGGAATTCACTACGTGTCTTGCACGTAATTATTTTTTGAGGGCAAAATTgttaaattaaattttacataatccAATTCATGgttcctcacatttcacaaaatgaaattttttatccctcacattttacaaaataaattttttcatcattcacattttcaaaatagattttttcatccctcattgatcatgtgtgcgaataattttttttaaaatccatgcatatatctatttgatttcaggtgaaatcaaatagagatgtATTACATGTTATCCGTACtactcaagtgaaatcaaatagatatatacatgaatttaaaattttttttagttattcacttatatttattttattttactcgataattaaaaacaaataagacatttaatcctaaatattatcgAATGTTTATATCAAaataaatttggatagaaaaaataaacaaagaaaaatatgataaaaagaataagtgattggcactttcaaattAAAGACAATCACAAGGCAAATAATTCAACTCTTGGTCTTAAAAGTGACGAGTAGAAATTTTAGATTCAAATTGCAATTTGTTAGCATAACTATAGAATTCGAATTAGATGGTAttattatacaactcaataaataaattattaccaaaagagatagtcacaaatattgaataggttcacATTGTGAAATCATATAGATATTTACataagtttaaaacaaaattattagttttaaattcctgtatatatctattgaatagcatatATATAACTACGATTAGCctatttaggtgaaatcaaGTAGAGATATATTATACGTTATTCGTACTATTTAactgaaatcaaatagatatatacatgggttttaaaaaaaaaagagattattGGTGCACATGATCAATAAGGGatgcaaaatttatttttaaaaatatgagggatgaaaaaattcattttgtaaaatctgAGAGATGAAACAATTTATTTCGTAAAATgttagggatgaaaaaattcattttgtgaaatgtgagggaccaTGAATcggattatgtaaaatttgatttgacaattttgttcTTAAAAACTGATTACGCGTAAGGCACGTGGTGGATTCGAACATAAAATTAGTCGAAAATttaggtagggaccaaatttgatcaacgtcaatttgtaagggacgcaaaattacacttttaaaaatgaagaacaaaaaaaagtcattttgtaaaatataaaaaatattttgaacgatttttccttaAAATTAATTGAGAATATGTACTAAATCCACTTATTTTATCTTTTGCATAAGTAACATGACAGAAAAATGGATTTAAACCAATTTGCAGTCAAGTTCAACAATCCAATTGGAACCTCATTTACCATATTCACATGCAtcatcccttcttttttttttttatacagtACATATTTTTTGGCTTGCAAATGAAGAGAGTCAAATGCAAAGTATAGTGAGCGTGGAAAATTTTCTCGGTCTTCCGGAGGCAGGCTCCGTAGACTTTCTTCATTGATTTCTTCTCTGAGGCTCCGCCAGGCTTACTGGGTTCGAGGTTGTACGGCGAACTGTTTGGCATTCCGTGCCAGCCCCTATGCGACAGGCGACTGGGTCATCAGTCAACACTATATTCCGATAACTGTAATATATAAAATTGGAAAATGCTACTCTATTAAAATAAAGTGAAAGATAACTCAGCTGCGCGATGGTAATATAAAGTCGAAAAATGTTactctataattttttttttactttataaatttttatatttatatttatcgcttaaacttgtaatttttaattgCTTCTTGCAggtaaatttttggtgtttcatCTTTAGAACGAGTTTCACTGATAGAGAGTTTTTCTACACAATTTTCTCTTATGTCCAGATATGCCCAACGGTGGACGGAGTAACAACTAACAACTAggagtatttttatttttatttatatttaaaaaaaagaacaacTAAAATTATTAGTAAATCAAAAGTGCCAATTTTTTATACATTATTTGTAGTTTAAattctaatatatatatttttatcgATTTTGCTTAGTTTTCACTTTACACCCCTAGTTTCTTGCATGCATCACTTTGTCCCCTTAACCTtataatctttttctttttgagtaacaaaatttattttattttatttataaacaCTCAAAGTTAAACTCGATTATCTAGTGTGTTGTATGTGCTCTTTCCTAGTTACCAAAGCATAGAAAATAGCACTTGATTATGAGTGTAACTTACAAGAAAGGTTgcttaaattattttttctattttcaaacTAATCATAACTAATCGTACATTTCTAACAAGAAAGAGTAAATTTTTTGATATAATAAGAAGGTAAAAAGTTACTTACTTTAcaagataaaaaagaaaaatccaagtgGACTTTGGGCTTGTTCATAAATGGGTATAAGGACTTGGTTTTAACCTTTGATTATAAAACAAATTAAGTAAACCTTTTATACACTCACGGTGCATACATCATCATGATTGGAATTATTATGTATTTAACGGTGAAAGTGTATACACAATCAGTGTGTAAAAGATtaattcaaaaagaaatttgatttatttaaagacacaataaactaaaaactaatatTTTTTTGGGGGGGTTCACTTCTAACTGTAATTTTGAGAACTAAAAGTAATTTGGAACACGCTTTTTGTGAAGTCGTTTGAGGTTGGTAGTTGGTACTTAAAAATCCAAATAGACAGAGTGAATTGAACAACTTTTCTCAATCCCGTTCCACTCTATACGAGGATGATAAGGgagaaatttgtgaaaaataGGGGTGAACAAATTGCAAAAAGGGAAAATGAGGAAAACAGAaacagaaaagagaaaaagtctAACTGTCGACCTTAGCTAATTTTAAAAAGTGGCAGGACATATTGACCTTTGGAGGGAGACAGCCTCCTTCTCTCTCCGCGGTCTTCCCCActcctccattttttttttttttttgggttgtctGGTGGAGCTACGTTCTTCTCGTAACCGCGTTTCTTCAGATTTTTGCttcatcttcttcctccttgattagatttgcattttgtttagtgaattttagtttgttttcttgattcaattaaGCTCCATCTTCCTACGGTTGGTTGGTTCTCATAGCtcgaataaaattttaaattttgcgAATTGAAATCCATAATTTCCTTGCCCATGAACACCGGAGCGACCATATCACCGTACAATGCATGCCCACCACATTGTCCTCTCCACTAACAATGAAAAAGCCAACAGCCAGTTGGTTGCAAAACGCATTTTCATTCTCCTCGTCTTCCTCCACCAAATCAACTTCCGATGATAGCATAATCAGCGGCCGCTACGCTGCAAAACCGTCTCTGTTCTCCAGCCGCGGTGGTCGGAGCGGCCGTCTGCTCACGCGAGCCAAAAAGCTCCGGCATTTGACCGATTGCGACGTCGAATTCTCGCGCAGCACTCGGGCTTCTTTCGACGATTCGCCTGCTAGATTATCTATGGGCGCTTTTTCCCCAGCTGCTGCGGCTGCCGCTCCGCCGTCTCCTCAACCCCTTCCCTTGCCGGAATTGCAGATGTTGCTCCGTCGTGATTCTAAATCTGCTTCCGACAGGACAATGTCAAAAAATGTCCCTCTGCCGTCGCCGGGGGAGGCGCATCAAAGGGAGTCTGGCGcagaggagaaagaaaaagagaagagcGATTGTCTCAATGGAGTTATGACTAATGATGCAGCCACGTCGAGCAATGCGGCTGGGAGGTAAATAGGAAAATAAATTGATACTTCTGGCTCACATTCCAAGTAATGAACGTTAATGATTCGTTTTATTTTATATACCTACAATTAATCATAATTGCACTTAAAAGCTTGGTTTTTTCTTGCCCTTCACAAGCTCAGAAATCTTCAGCATTTTATTTGGCTTATTGGAGGCTGGTTAGACTATAAATATCCTCCATTCTTCACgggtgaattttttaaaaatgcaATGCTTCGTTTCAAGCTTTAAATGAGATTCTGAAGATGGTCGGTTGTGTACATTTTCAGCTCGGTTGGAATGAATAACTATTAAGAATTGGTTGTTTAGGTACCAGATTATGGCAGACATATTTTTTCGTTGCACTGATTATACTCGTGCTGCTTTTTGGTTAGAGAGAGGATTAGCATGGTTAGTATTTTTGGAAATATACTCAATTGACAAGTGGCAAAGCTTCAAGATTAGAGTTTTAACgagaaattttaatttattaggAAGGTGCTACAGAGATTGCAACGGAGAGATATAACACTAGTCAAAGGCAGCAGAATATGTCAACAACCTGTAAATGTGGGTTAATGCAGTTGAAAATCCAGATTTGGATGCTCAATCTATTCTTAtccaatcatttattttttcatactttaagcttatcaatctagaatttATTTGCCTGAAACATGACCTGTTCTACATGTGGATTTTCAATCGTTTGAAATTTTTATTCTCAAACTCTTTGGAGCAAAAACCAATACTAGGAGCAGAGATCCTGAAGCCCATCTGTTGGTTGAGTTGGATGAAAAAGTTATAAAGTTAAATATCTAGAATTATACACTTTTACTCCATAGGGATCTTTAACAATTATGTTTTTAAGATAATTGCAACATTTGATTTTTCATTGCACCATTTGCTGTGTCTTTCGTCATACAACTAAACCACTCCATTGGATTTGCATTCCTGATGCCCTCTGAATCTGGAAAAGCTTGACCTTTATCGATGTTGTTTTCAAATCATGCTTATGCAGGTTAATAAGCCAAGATGCtcagaaaaatgtagaaaatacTGACAATTGGTCATCTAGGAAGTCACCTCCAAAGGTGAATGGTTCAGAGAGAAATCCCGATAACTATAGAATGAGTACTCCCCTTAGTGCTCCTGCTAGTCCTTATGCAAGTCCTGCACTTAGCCCACACAGAAATGCTGGGGATGTTTTGAAACCTCAGTACATGACTCCACCGAGTCTTTTTCAAGTTTGGTCTGCACCAGAGATGCCTTCTCTGGATTCAACACTAGTTCCTGGATTCTCCTATCAAAGCTCCTCTGAGATAGCTGCTTTTCCTGTAGATAATTCTTCACTGCCTAGTCCAAAAATTAACCTCTCCAAAAGTCCTAATGGGCCTGCATCACCATTGTGTAACAAGCTATCAAGTGAGACCTCAGTGCCACGACATGATTGCAATGCTCAAGCCAGTGTCAGTGTCCATCCCTTACCTCTCCCTCCAGGATTTGCCATGGCTTCACAGCCTACCCTTATTCCCCAGCTAACTCCTAAACTGGATATAGCTCCCATCAAAAGTCAGTGGCAAAAGGGAAAGCTCATTGGGCGTGGGACTTTTGGAAGTGTTTACGTGGCCTCCAACAAGTATGGAAATTCTGAACATTTTTCCaattcttttctattttctatACATTTGCTAGATTGTTCTTTTTGACAGAAAAACTGGAGCTTTATGTGCAATGAAAGAGGTTGAAATGTTGCCAGATGACCCAAAATCTGCTGAGTGCATAAGGCAGTTAGAGCAGGTAAGTTTCGAGTATGCATTCTGTTGTGCTGTGTTTTACTTTGTTGGTCTTCTGCTTGATTCTTTAGCTTGGTAATTCATATTTGAAAAATACAGAGTGTGCTGCTAAATCCGACTTTTTCTGGCTGCTTCTATTAGCTGATAATGACCATCCTATTGGCCAACACAACATTTCAAGTTGGCAACTTTGAGAATATTTGTGTTCTATCTGACAAAACTTTTAGGAAAAGCATGAAAACTGCATCCCATCCATCATGTCCACAGTGATATTGGCAAGTAAACGACAAGAAAATTATTTGTAGTAGAAAAAAAAGTGTATCAGTTACAGCTATTATTGTAATTAAAGCAGTCACAGCTCCTTGTTTCTTTTCTGGTTAGCCATGCTTCATGAGAATATGCTAATAATTCAATCAGTTGAATGTACAACTTGTTTGTGCACTTTTTTAAGGGCAAATTGTGTTCATCTCTTTTCAAGGCATTTGATTAAACACACTTAACAGATCACTCTTGATTAGGTTTCAAACAATATTTTAGTGTTATATGTGTTCTGATGACATTTGTGGGGAATACTACATTTCCATGTACTTGCATGCCTATTTTCTGAAGCAAAATTAGTTTTTCCCTGCATTTTGCCTTTTGTCTTTGATGGTTTGAAATTAAGTaccaaaattttggctacagGTTCCATTTTCTACTTTTCAAGCCACAAAATTGACTGTTTCTTTAAATGTTATATCATTGTCTCAGGAAATTAAGGTTCTCAGTCATCTCAAGCATCCGAACATTGTGCAATATTATGGTAGTGAAGTAGTAAGTATTCCAGTGGGCCATTCATTATGCTCCTCAGTGACCTCTTTACAGGCCTTAAGgcaatttcttgattctgtAGGTTGGTGATCGGTTTTACATATATTTAGAGTATGTTCATCCTGGTTCAATCAATAAATTCATTCACGACCACTGTGGAGCAATTACGGAATCTGTTGTACGGAACTTTACTCGCCATATTCTTTGTGGGCTAGCTTACTTGCACAGTACGAAAACAATACACAGGTAAATTCAATACTCCAAAGTCTGGTTTCAGGATTTACTAATGCGGCCAAGTGGAGTCTGGCGCGGTAGATTTCCTGCTTCTTTGATT
This window encodes:
- the LOC113701294 gene encoding mitogen-activated protein kinase kinase kinase 5-like, translated to MPTTLSSPLTMKKPTASWLQNAFSFSSSSSTKSTSDDSIISGRYAAKPSLFSSRGGRSGRLLTRAKKLRHLTDCDVEFSRSTRASFDDSPARLSMGAFSPAAAAAAPPSPQPLPLPELQMLLRRDSKSASDRTMSKNVPLPSPGEAHQRESGAEEKEKEKSDCLNGVMTNDAATSSNAAGRLISQDAQKNVENTDNWSSRKSPPKVNGSERNPDNYRMSTPLSAPASPYASPALSPHRNAGDVLKPQYMTPPSLFQVWSAPEMPSLDSTLVPGFSYQSSSEIAAFPVDNSSLPSPKINLSKSPNGPASPLCNKLSSETSVPRHDCNAQASVSVHPLPLPPGFAMASQPTLIPQLTPKLDIAPIKSQWQKGKLIGRGTFGSVYVASNKKTGALCAMKEVEMLPDDPKSAECIRQLEQEIKVLSHLKHPNIVQYYGSEVVGDRFYIYLEYVHPGSINKFIHDHCGAITESVVRNFTRHILCGLAYLHSTKTIHRDIKGANLLVDAYGVVKLADFGMAKHLSGHAANLSLKGSPYWMAPELLQSVMQQDSNSDLALAIDIWSLGCTIIEMLNGKPPWSEYEGAAAMFRVLKETPPIPENLSAEGKDFLRCCFRRNPAERASASTLLEHRFVTTSHPPDILSCSLSLSGMKLRDDANSQRERSNSKLDQVPAYSDMHIAKGKLTDNYIHGSLAPVRLANDVATKL